GTCTCGCTCATCGCGCTCGCCGCGGCCGCGCTCTCGGCCGAGGGCGCCAGTGCCCAGACCGCCACCATCGCGCCAACCGGCGCCAACGTGCTGAACCTGCTCAGCCCGTTCCTGAGCCTGAACGCCACGGCGACCGGCCGGGCGACGCTGCAAGCGAACCTCGACCGGGCCGTCTTCACCAACAACACCGCGACCTTGCGGCAGCAGCAGCTCGCGATCAGCGACAAGAACCTGCTCGGCTCGGCCACCAACACCCTGTCGTCGGCGGGCCTCGGCACCTACGGCGCCGGCGCCAACCTGGCCGGCGGCCTGCCGGCCCAGACCGTCGTCAACGGCATCGTGCCGCAGCAGCCGGTCGGCGGCCTCGGCCCGGTGCTCGGCCCGATCTACGTCGCCGGCACCGCCGCGGGGACGAACGGCCCCCTCGGCAGCGTGGTGAACCTGCTCGCGCGCGCCTACGGCTTCACCGGCAACGATCTCGGCGTCGCCAAGAACTACTTCGCCAACGGTGCGGCCACCAACCCGAGCACGACGCCGCCGAACTACGTGCCGGTCCCGGCCGTCGCGCCGGCCGGCTACAGCGTGCCGACCTTCAACGGCCTGCCCAATACCCGCGACAGCGTCTACGACTTGGCCTACGGCGTGACCAACACGCAAGCAGGCCAGGACGTCTACGGCTCGTCGCGCCCGATCCAGGTCGCGCAGGGCCGCTACAATATCTTCGACCCGACGGCGCTGAACGGCATCAGTACCAACCCGTCCTTCCCGAGCGGCCACACCACCTACGCCTTCACCGACGGCATCCTGCTGGCGATGACCACGCCGCAGGCCTACCAGTCCATGCTGATGCGGGCCTCCGAATACGGCGAGAGCCGCATCGTGCTCGGGGTGCACTACCCGCTCGACATCATCGGCGGCCGGGCGCTGGCGACCTACGACCTGGCGCAAGGTCTCACCAACCCGCTCTACATCAACAACGCCGCGACCACCGGCACCGCCATCGACCTGCCGAGCCTGTACAACCAGGCTTCGAGCCAGATGCAGATCTATCTCGCGGCCCAGTGCGGCGCCTCGGTGGCGGCCTGCGCGGGGGTCGCCGCGAACAACCCCTACCTGCCGTCGGCGGCGAACCAGGCCCTCTACCAGCAGCGCCAGAGCTTCGGCCTGCCGACCCTGAGCTTCGCTCAAGGACCGCGCGAAACGGCCCCCGCGGGCGGGCCCGATGCCTCGATCCTGCTCGCCCCGATCTACGGCGGCAGCTCCGCGGCGGCCCAGCGGATCGCCCCGAATGGCGGGCTCTCCGGCACGCTGGCCACGGACACGATCAACCAGATCGTCGTCAACACCGAGTCGCCCGCGCTCACCGCCCTCTACGGCACGCCGCTCAGCTACTGGAGCCGCGTCGACCTGTATTCGGCCGCCGGCTATTTCGGCAACGTCATCGGCACCCTGCAGATGGCCGCCACCGACCGGCTGACCACCGACGTCGCCATCGGGAATACCGGCGCACTCTTCGCCAACGGCTCCATCACCGGTCAGGTCACGGTCGGCGCCGGCGGCCTGCTCGGCGGCACCGGCACGGTCGGCGGGATCGTGGCGCAATCCGGCGCCACGGTCGCCCCCGGCAACTCCATCGGCACCCTGTCGGTCGCCGGCAACGCCGCCTTCGCACCCGGCTCCACGCTCCAGGTCGAGGCCAATGCGAGCGGCCAGTCCGACCGCCTCGCCGTCACCGGCGCCGCCACCCTCCAGGGCGGTACCGTCCAGGTGCTGGCGCAGAACGGCCGCTACGACCCCCGCACCGGCTACACCATCCTGTCGGCCAACGGTGGCGTCACCGGCACCTTCGCGGGCGTCTCCTCCACCCTCGCCTTCCTCACCCCGACGCTCCGCTACCAGCCGGCGGAAGTCGACCTGACGCTCACCCGCAACGACATCGCCTTCGCCACCATCGCCCGGTCCCGCAACCAGGCGGCGGTCGCCAACGCCGTCCAGGGTGCCGGGTCGGGCGCGGGCCTCTACAACCGGACCGTCGGCCTCACCACGCCGGAGGCCGTCACCGCCTTCCAGGCGCTCACCGGCGACATCCACGCCAGCTCGGTCTCGGCCGCATACGAGACCGCGTTCTTCGTCCGCGAGGCGATCCTCGACCGGCTGCGCGGGTCGGGCGAGGCCACCCGCGACTAC
This sequence is a window from Methylobacterium sp. SyP6R. Protein-coding genes within it:
- a CDS encoding autotransporter family protein, producing MLFRYSVSLIALAAAALSAEGASAQTATIAPTGANVLNLLSPFLSLNATATGRATLQANLDRAVFTNNTATLRQQQLAISDKNLLGSATNTLSSAGLGTYGAGANLAGGLPAQTVVNGIVPQQPVGGLGPVLGPIYVAGTAAGTNGPLGSVVNLLARAYGFTGNDLGVAKNYFANGAATNPSTTPPNYVPVPAVAPAGYSVPTFNGLPNTRDSVYDLAYGVTNTQAGQDVYGSSRPIQVAQGRYNIFDPTALNGISTNPSFPSGHTTYAFTDGILLAMTTPQAYQSMLMRASEYGESRIVLGVHYPLDIIGGRALATYDLAQGLTNPLYINNAATTGTAIDLPSLYNQASSQMQIYLAAQCGASVAACAGVAANNPYLPSAANQALYQQRQSFGLPTLSFAQGPRETAPAGGPDASILLAPIYGGSSAAAQRIAPNGGLSGTLATDTINQIVVNTESPALTALYGTPLSYWSRVDLYSAAGYFGNVIGTLQMAATDRLTTDVAIGNTGALFANGSITGQVTVGAGGLLGGTGTVGGIVAQSGATVAPGNSIGTLSVAGNAAFAPGSTLQVEANASGQSDRLAVTGAATLQGGTVQVLAQNGRYDPRTGYTILSANGGVTGTFAGVSSTLAFLTPTLRYQPAEVDLTLTRNDIAFATIARSRNQAAVANAVQGAGSGAGLYNRTVGLTTPEAVTAFQALTGDIHASSVSAAYETAFFVREAILDRLRGSGEATRDYGSLPATYTADLPGRAAPVAPVPVRVLDPRVFGLWGQGFGSFGQARSDGNAVTLNRDTAGFVLGADLRLESGITLGVAGGYTRTTLDAPGQTASGTIESGFGGVYGGTEAGPFALRLGAVYADNSLRLRRSVVFPGVSETESARYGGSTVQGFGEIGYRIALGAGVLGKASVVSASYIEPFVGGAYVGIDRDRFAETGGVAALSGASRLSEIPTLTAGVRGQTEVDLGFGAPVSLHGLVGYRRAFGDVIPTALLAFGTGPSFVTAGIPITRDALVASAGMDLRVSRAATIGVSYTGQVGSRAEDHAVKGTFTYRF